One Cedecea neteri DNA segment encodes these proteins:
- the adhE gene encoding bifunctional acetaldehyde-CoA/alcohol dehydrogenase has product MAVTNVAELNALVERVKKAQREYANFTQEQVDKIFRAAALAAADARIPLAKLAVAESGMGIVEDKVIKNHFASEYIYNAYKDEKTCGVLSEDHTFGTITIAEPIGIICGIVPTTNPTSTAIFKSLISLKTRNAIIFSPHPRAKDATNKAADIVLQAAIAAGAPKDLIGWIDQPSVELSNALMHHPDINMILATGGPGMVKAAYSSGKPAIGVGAGNTPVVVDETADIKRAVASILMSKTFDNGVICASEQSVIVVDSAYNAVRERFATHGGYLLQGKELKAVQDIILKNGALNAAIVGQPATKIAELAGFTVPADTKILIGEVSVVDESEPFAHEKLSPTLAMYRAKNFEDAVIKAEKLVEMGGIGHTSCLYTDQDNQPARVKFFGDKMKTARILINTPASQGGIGDLYNFKLAPSLTLGCGSWGGNSISENVGPKHLINKKTVAKRAENMLWHKLPKSIYFRRGSLPIALDEVITDGHKRALIVTDRFLFNNGYADQITSVLKAAGVETEVFFEVEADPTLTVVRKGAELANSFKPDVIIALGGGSPMDAAKIMWVMYEHPETHFEELALRFMDIRKRIYKFPKMGVKAKMIAVTTTSGTGSEVTPFAVVTDDATGQKYPLADYALTPDMAIVDANLVMDMPKSLCAFGGLDAVTHALEAYVSVLASEFSDGQALQALKLLKENLPASYNEGSKNPVARERVHNAATIAGIAFANAFLGVCHSMAHKLGSQFHIPHGLANALLISNVIRYNANDNPTKQTAFSQYDRPQARRRYAEIADHLGLTAAGDRTAAKIEKLLAWLESIKAELGIPKSIREAGVQEADFLAHVDKLSEDAFDDQCTGANPRYPLISELKQILLDTYYGREFVEGVATKEAAPAAKADKKAKKTA; this is encoded by the coding sequence ATGGCTGTAACTAATGTCGCGGAACTGAACGCCCTCGTAGAGCGCGTAAAGAAAGCCCAGCGTGAATATGCCAACTTTACTCAAGAGCAAGTCGATAAGATTTTCCGTGCTGCCGCCCTGGCCGCTGCCGACGCTCGAATCCCCCTGGCTAAATTAGCCGTCGCTGAATCCGGTATGGGTATCGTCGAAGATAAAGTGATTAAAAACCACTTCGCTTCCGAATATATCTATAACGCTTATAAAGATGAGAAAACCTGCGGTGTGCTGTCTGAAGATCATACCTTCGGTACCATCACTATCGCCGAGCCTATCGGCATCATCTGCGGTATCGTGCCAACGACTAACCCTACTTCTACCGCTATCTTCAAGTCTTTAATCAGCCTGAAAACCCGTAACGCCATTATCTTCTCGCCACACCCACGCGCTAAAGATGCAACCAACAAGGCGGCTGATATCGTGCTGCAGGCTGCCATAGCTGCCGGTGCACCAAAAGATCTGATCGGTTGGATCGACCAGCCGTCTGTAGAACTGTCTAACGCCCTGATGCACCACCCGGATATCAATATGATCCTGGCGACCGGTGGCCCAGGCATGGTTAAAGCAGCATACAGCTCCGGTAAACCTGCTATCGGCGTTGGCGCCGGTAACACCCCGGTTGTGGTTGACGAAACCGCAGACATCAAACGTGCTGTTGCTTCTATCCTGATGTCCAAAACCTTCGATAACGGCGTTATCTGTGCTTCTGAACAGTCCGTCATCGTTGTCGACTCCGCTTATAACGCAGTACGTGAACGCTTCGCGACCCACGGTGGCTACCTGCTGCAGGGTAAAGAGTTGAAAGCCGTTCAGGACATCATCCTGAAGAATGGCGCGCTGAACGCCGCTATCGTAGGTCAGCCGGCCACTAAAATTGCAGAACTGGCAGGCTTCACTGTGCCAGCAGATACTAAAATCCTCATCGGTGAAGTGTCCGTTGTAGACGAGTCAGAACCATTCGCTCACGAAAAACTGTCTCCGACGCTGGCCATGTATCGTGCTAAGAACTTTGAAGACGCTGTGATCAAAGCGGAAAAATTGGTTGAGATGGGCGGTATCGGCCATACCTCTTGCCTTTATACCGACCAGGACAACCAGCCTGCACGCGTTAAGTTCTTCGGTGACAAAATGAAGACCGCACGTATCCTGATTAACACCCCAGCGTCTCAGGGTGGTATCGGTGACCTGTATAACTTCAAACTGGCGCCTTCTCTGACGCTGGGTTGTGGTTCATGGGGCGGTAACTCCATCTCCGAAAACGTGGGTCCTAAGCACCTGATCAACAAGAAAACCGTTGCTAAGCGAGCTGAGAACATGCTGTGGCATAAACTTCCGAAATCTATCTACTTCCGCCGTGGCTCCCTGCCAATTGCGCTGGATGAAGTGATTACTGATGGCCACAAACGTGCGCTGATTGTGACCGACCGTTTCCTGTTCAACAACGGCTATGCCGATCAGATCACCTCCGTGCTGAAAGCCGCTGGCGTTGAAACTGAGGTCTTCTTCGAAGTTGAAGCTGACCCTACCCTGACCGTTGTTCGCAAAGGTGCTGAACTGGCGAACTCCTTCAAACCAGACGTGATCATCGCGCTGGGCGGCGGCTCCCCAATGGACGCAGCCAAAATCATGTGGGTGATGTACGAACACCCAGAAACCCACTTCGAAGAACTGGCGTTGCGCTTTATGGATATCCGTAAACGTATCTACAAGTTCCCGAAAATGGGCGTAAAAGCGAAAATGATTGCGGTGACCACGACTTCCGGTACCGGTTCTGAAGTGACACCGTTTGCGGTTGTTACCGACGATGCGACTGGCCAGAAATACCCACTGGCCGACTATGCACTGACCCCGGATATGGCCATTGTTGATGCCAACCTGGTGATGGATATGCCTAAGTCGCTCTGCGCCTTTGGTGGTCTGGATGCGGTGACCCACGCGCTGGAAGCTTACGTTTCCGTCCTGGCAAGCGAATTCTCTGACGGCCAGGCTCTGCAGGCACTCAAACTGCTGAAAGAAAACCTGCCAGCGTCCTATAATGAAGGCTCTAAAAACCCGGTTGCCCGCGAACGCGTTCACAACGCCGCGACCATCGCCGGTATCGCGTTTGCTAACGCCTTCCTGGGCGTGTGTCACTCCATGGCTCACAAACTGGGTTCTCAGTTCCACATTCCTCACGGTCTGGCGAACGCCCTGCTGATCTCCAACGTCATTCGCTATAACGCCAATGACAACCCAACCAAACAGACTGCTTTCAGCCAGTACGACCGTCCACAGGCTCGTCGTCGCTACGCTGAAATTGCAGACCATCTGGGTCTAACCGCAGCGGGCGACCGTACCGCGGCTAAGATCGAGAAACTGCTGGCATGGCTGGAATCCATCAAGGCTGAACTGGGCATTCCTAAGTCCATCCGTGAGGCTGGCGTACAGGAAGCAGACTTCCTGGCACACGTCGACAAACTGTCTGAAGATGCGTTTGATGACCAGTGTACCGGTGCTAACCCGCGCTATCCGCTGATTTCTGAACTGAAACAAATTCTGCTGGATACCTACTACGGCCGTGAGTTCGTAGAAGGCGTAGCGACGAAAGAAGCCGCACCTGCAGCAAAAGCTGACAAAAAAGCGAAGAAAACCGCTTAA
- the tdk gene encoding thymidine kinase: MAQLYFYYSAMNAGKSTALLQSSWNYQERGMRTLVYTAEIDNRFGVGKVSSRIGLSSPARLYNSTTDLYADIRAEQQSAPVHCVLVDESQFLSKEQVYALSDVVDELDIPVLCYGLRTDFRGELFSGSQYLLALSDKLVELKTICFCGRKASMVLRLDQDGRPYNEGEQVVIGGNERYVSVCRKHYKEALIKGSLQEMQGS, encoded by the coding sequence ATGGCTCAACTCTATTTTTACTACTCAGCAATGAATGCGGGAAAATCAACCGCGCTGCTTCAGTCCTCCTGGAATTACCAGGAAAGAGGAATGCGCACGTTGGTGTATACCGCAGAGATAGATAATCGTTTTGGTGTGGGAAAAGTCAGTTCGCGTATTGGCCTGTCTTCCCCTGCAAGGCTTTATAATTCGACCACGGACCTGTATGCCGACATTCGTGCAGAGCAGCAATCTGCGCCCGTACACTGCGTGCTGGTGGATGAAAGCCAGTTCTTATCTAAAGAACAGGTTTATGCTTTATCTGACGTTGTCGATGAGCTTGATATTCCCGTTTTGTGCTACGGCCTGCGTACGGATTTTCGCGGTGAGTTATTCAGCGGCAGCCAGTACCTGCTGGCGTTGTCCGACAAGCTGGTTGAGCTGAAAACGATTTGTTTTTGCGGGCGTAAAGCAAGCATGGTGCTTCGTCTCGATCAGGACGGGCGACCTTATAATGAAGGTGAGCAGGTGGTGATCGGCGGTAATGAGCGTTATGTCTCGGTTTGCCGCAAGCATTATAAAGAAGCGCTAATTAAAGGCTCTCTGCAGGAGATGCAGGGCAGTTAA
- a CDS encoding UDP-glucose dehydrogenase family protein — MKVTVFGIGYVGLVQAAVLADVGHDVMCIDVDAKKVENLKKGEIPIFEPGLAPLVKKNYEEGRLQFSTNAEEGVNHGEMHYIAVGTPPDEDGSADLKYVTAVARTIAQYMDSHKVVIDKSTVPVGTADKVRAVMEETLKSRGLEINFDVVSNPEFLKEGAAVADCMRPERIVIGTDNEEVVELLRELYEPFNRNHDRMILMDIRSAELTKYAANCMLATKISFMNEIANLAERLGADVEKVRMGIGSDSRIGYSFIYPGCGYGGSCFPKDVQALIRTAEQIGYTPKILQAVEEVNYAQKQKLPEFVTRHFGQDLKGKTFALWGLSFKPNTDDMREASSRVLIEALWERGAQVQAYDPEAMDETQRIYGHRSDLRLMGTKEAALQGADALVVCTEWQSFKAPDFDLMKKSLKQPVIFDGRNLYDPERLNKRGFVYYAIGRGASINIV; from the coding sequence ATGAAAGTTACCGTATTTGGTATTGGCTACGTTGGCCTAGTCCAGGCCGCCGTGCTCGCCGATGTTGGGCATGACGTCATGTGTATTGACGTAGATGCAAAGAAAGTGGAAAACCTTAAAAAAGGCGAAATCCCTATCTTTGAGCCAGGCCTTGCGCCGTTGGTGAAGAAAAATTATGAAGAAGGGCGCCTGCAGTTTAGTACCAACGCTGAAGAGGGCGTCAACCATGGTGAAATGCACTACATCGCCGTGGGGACTCCACCGGATGAAGACGGTTCCGCTGACCTGAAATATGTGACAGCCGTTGCGCGTACCATTGCGCAGTATATGGATTCACATAAAGTCGTCATCGACAAGTCAACGGTTCCAGTTGGCACGGCAGACAAAGTGCGTGCGGTGATGGAAGAAACGCTGAAATCTCGCGGTCTGGAGATTAATTTTGATGTGGTTTCTAACCCGGAGTTCCTGAAAGAAGGTGCCGCGGTTGCCGACTGTATGCGTCCTGAGCGCATCGTCATCGGGACGGATAACGAAGAGGTGGTTGAGCTGCTTCGTGAACTGTATGAACCGTTCAACCGCAATCACGATCGCATGATTCTGATGGATATCCGCAGCGCCGAGCTGACCAAATACGCCGCTAACTGCATGCTGGCGACCAAAATCAGCTTCATGAACGAAATTGCTAACCTGGCCGAACGTCTCGGGGCTGATGTCGAGAAAGTACGCATGGGTATCGGCTCTGACTCCCGGATTGGCTACAGCTTCATCTATCCTGGCTGTGGTTACGGTGGTTCTTGTTTCCCGAAAGATGTTCAGGCGCTGATTCGCACCGCGGAGCAGATTGGCTACACGCCTAAAATTCTGCAGGCGGTCGAAGAAGTTAACTATGCTCAGAAGCAAAAGTTGCCTGAATTCGTGACTCGCCACTTCGGCCAGGATCTCAAAGGCAAAACCTTTGCGCTTTGGGGACTGTCTTTCAAGCCGAATACAGACGATATGCGTGAAGCTTCCAGCCGCGTGCTTATCGAGGCACTTTGGGAACGTGGTGCACAGGTGCAGGCTTACGATCCGGAAGCCATGGACGAAACTCAGCGTATTTATGGTCACCGTAGTGATTTAAGGCTGATGGGGACCAAAGAGGCGGCCCTGCAGGGCGCTGATGCACTTGTAGTTTGTACCGAATGGCAGAGCTTTAAGGCACCGGATTTCGACCTCATGAAGAAGTCCCTGAAGCAACCGGTTATCTTTGATGGCCGTAACCTTTATGATCCAGAAAGACTGAATAAACGTGGTTTTGTTTATTACGCAATCGGTCGTGGTGCCTCCATTAATATCGTCTAA
- a CDS encoding YchJ family protein — MLQLCPCGSGLEYSLCCQPYLSAAQHPQRPSQLMRSRYTAFVKQDADYLVASWHERCRRPSLKSEISSGFGDTEWLGLTIYEEAEGKDANEGFVSFVARFQENGKQSAIIERSRFVRESGQWYYIDGLRPQFGRNDPCPCGSGKKYKKCCG; from the coding sequence ATGTTGCAACTTTGTCCCTGTGGCAGCGGTTTGGAGTATAGCTTATGTTGCCAGCCTTACCTAAGCGCAGCCCAGCATCCGCAACGCCCGTCACAGCTTATGCGCTCTCGTTACACCGCTTTTGTGAAGCAGGATGCGGATTATCTTGTTGCAAGCTGGCATGAGCGCTGCCGCCGCCCGTCTTTAAAATCAGAAATATCCAGCGGCTTCGGTGACACGGAATGGCTCGGCCTGACTATATATGAAGAGGCCGAGGGCAAAGATGCCAACGAAGGATTTGTGAGCTTTGTTGCCCGTTTTCAGGAAAACGGCAAGCAAAGCGCAATAATCGAACGTTCCCGTTTCGTCAGGGAAAGCGGTCAATGGTACTATATCGACGGCCTCCGTCCGCAGTTCGGTCGTAACGACCCCTGCCCTTGCGGTTCAGGAAAAAAATATAAAAAATGCTGCGGATGA
- the rssB gene encoding two-component system response regulator RssB, whose amino-acid sequence MSYPLEGKQILIVEDEPVFRSLLDSYLTSLGAGTLLAWDGMDALEKLGQFTPDLLICDLAMPRMNGLELVEHIRNEGNQTPILVISATENMSDIAQALRLGVQDVLLKPIKDLNRLKETVLSCIYPAMFNSRVEEEERLFQDWDALARDPQAASKLLQELQPPVQQVMSRCRINYRQLISVDQPGLVLDIAPLSDNDLAFYCLDVTRAGDNGVLAALLLRALFNGLLQEQLSHQGQRLPELGNLLKQVNQLLRQANLSGQFPLIVGYYHSGLKNLILVSAGLNATLNTGEHQIQVSNGVPLGTLGNAYLNQISQRCEAWQCQVWGSGGRLRLMLSAE is encoded by the coding sequence ATGAGTTACCCGCTGGAAGGAAAACAGATCCTCATTGTTGAAGACGAGCCCGTTTTCCGCTCTCTGCTGGACAGCTATTTGACGTCGCTTGGCGCAGGCACGCTGCTTGCGTGGGACGGAATGGATGCGCTTGAGAAGCTGGGGCAATTTACGCCGGACCTGCTGATTTGCGATCTGGCGATGCCAAGAATGAACGGACTCGAGCTGGTAGAGCATATCCGCAATGAAGGTAATCAAACACCTATTTTGGTTATTTCGGCGACGGAAAATATGTCTGATATAGCCCAGGCTTTGCGGCTCGGGGTGCAGGACGTATTGCTAAAACCCATTAAAGATCTTAATCGATTAAAAGAGACCGTACTCTCCTGTATCTACCCCGCAATGTTTAATTCACGGGTAGAAGAAGAGGAGCGGTTGTTTCAGGACTGGGACGCATTGGCACGGGATCCTCAGGCTGCATCGAAGCTGTTGCAGGAACTCCAGCCGCCGGTCCAGCAGGTTATGTCACGTTGCCGAATAAATTATCGCCAGTTAATCTCTGTCGACCAGCCAGGCCTGGTGCTCGATATTGCGCCACTTTCAGATAATGACCTGGCTTTTTATTGCCTCGATGTTACCCGCGCCGGCGATAACGGTGTATTAGCGGCGCTGTTACTCAGAGCATTATTCAATGGATTATTACAGGAACAGCTTTCCCATCAAGGGCAGCGTTTACCTGAGTTGGGTAATTTACTTAAACAGGTCAATCAGCTATTGCGTCAGGCAAACCTGAGCGGACAATTTCCGCTCATTGTTGGTTATTATCACAGCGGATTAAAAAACCTCATCCTGGTCTCAGCCGGGCTTAATGCAACCTTAAATACCGGCGAGCACCAAATTCAGGTCAGCAACGGCGTGCCGCTGGGTACGCTGGGCAACGCTTACCTCAATCAAATCAGCCAGCGATGCGAAGCCTGGCAATGTCAGGTGTGGGGTTCAGGTGGACGTTTACGCCTGATGTTGTCTGCGGAATAA
- a CDS encoding sigma-70 family RNA polymerase sigma factor, with amino-acid sequence MPDINTFNHCMASFWPQHQAGLYHFLLAKTADPDKAADLLQELFLKARANAGTFCEMDYPLAWLYRAARNLLIDEHRQAKTFVEVPESLTPEPSLAEPVSSLAQCLPETLQSLPAGEAWLIEQCDIYRRPQQDVADELKLTLTALKSRLLRARSSLKQKLIDLCEIEADEHSPVCCHKKMH; translated from the coding sequence ATGCCTGATATAAACACCTTCAATCACTGCATGGCCTCTTTCTGGCCTCAGCATCAGGCCGGGTTGTATCACTTTCTGTTAGCCAAAACTGCCGATCCGGACAAAGCGGCAGACCTGCTGCAGGAACTTTTTTTAAAGGCCCGGGCTAACGCCGGAACATTCTGCGAGATGGATTATCCCTTAGCCTGGCTCTATCGTGCCGCGAGAAACCTGCTGATTGACGAACATCGTCAGGCAAAAACATTCGTTGAAGTCCCTGAGTCACTGACTCCTGAACCCTCTCTGGCTGAGCCGGTTTCTTCCCTGGCACAATGCCTGCCGGAAACGCTCCAGTCCCTTCCCGCCGGTGAAGCCTGGCTTATTGAGCAATGCGATATTTATCGCCGCCCGCAGCAGGACGTTGCCGACGAACTCAAACTGACGCTGACCGCCCTGAAATCCAGACTGCTGCGCGCCAGATCAAGCCTGAAGCAAAAGCTGATTGATCTGTGTGAAATCGAAGCGGATGAGCACTCCCCCGTCTGCTGCCATAAAAAAATGCATTAA
- the purU gene encoding formyltetrahydrofolate deformylase: protein MQALQRKILRTICPDQKGLIARITNICYKHELNIVQNNEFVDHRTGRFFMRTELEGIFNDTTLMADLDSALPEGSIRELTPAGRRRIVILVTKEAHCLGDLLMKSTYGGLDVEIAAVIGNHETLRTLVERFDIPFQLVSHEGMTREEHDMQMADAIEAHKPDYVVLAKYMRVLTPEFVARFPNQIINIHHSFLPAFIGARPYHQAYERGVKIIGATAHYVNDNLDEGPIIMQDVIHVDHTYTADDMMRAGRDVEKNVLSRALYEVLAQRVFVYGNRTIIL, encoded by the coding sequence ATGCAGGCACTACAACGTAAAATTCTCCGCACAATCTGCCCCGATCAGAAGGGTCTCATCGCGCGAATCACTAACATTTGCTATAAACACGAACTCAATATTGTTCAGAACAACGAATTTGTCGATCATCGTACCGGCCGCTTCTTTATGCGTACCGAGCTTGAAGGCATTTTTAACGACACCACGCTGATGGCCGACCTGGACAGCGCGCTGCCGGAAGGCTCAATTCGCGAACTGACACCAGCGGGCCGTCGTCGCATTGTTATTCTGGTCACCAAAGAAGCCCACTGCCTGGGCGATTTGCTGATGAAATCTACCTATGGCGGCCTGGACGTAGAAATCGCAGCCGTCATCGGCAATCACGAAACCCTGCGTACCTTAGTGGAGCGTTTTGATATTCCGTTCCAGTTAGTCAGCCACGAAGGGATGACGCGCGAAGAGCACGACATGCAAATGGCTGATGCCATCGAAGCGCATAAACCAGACTACGTCGTGCTGGCAAAATACATGCGCGTATTGACGCCTGAGTTTGTCGCCCGCTTCCCGAACCAGATAATTAACATCCACCACTCGTTCCTGCCGGCGTTTATCGGCGCACGTCCGTATCATCAGGCGTACGAACGCGGCGTGAAGATTATCGGCGCTACCGCGCATTACGTTAATGATAATCTGGACGAAGGCCCAATCATCATGCAAGACGTGATTCACGTCGACCACACCTACACCGCCGACGACATGATGCGTGCCGGGCGTGACGTAGAGAAGAATGTGCTAAGCCGGGCCCTCTACGAAGTGCTGGCACAGCGCGTCTTCGTTTACGGTAACCGCACGATTATTCTCTAA
- the hns gene encoding histone-like nucleoid-structuring protein H-NS: MSEALKILNNIRTLRAQARECTLETLEEMLEKLEVVVNERREEENAAAAEVEERTRKLQQYREMLIADGIDPNELLNSIAAVKSAGKAKRAARPAKYQYIDENGETKTWTGQGRTPAVIKKAMDEQGKKLEDFLL; encoded by the coding sequence ATGAGCGAAGCACTTAAAATTCTGAACAACATCCGTACTCTTCGTGCCCAGGCAAGAGAATGCACCCTGGAAACTCTGGAAGAGATGCTGGAGAAATTAGAAGTTGTCGTTAACGAACGTCGTGAAGAAGAAAATGCAGCGGCGGCTGAAGTTGAAGAGCGTACTCGTAAACTGCAGCAATACCGTGAAATGCTGATTGCTGACGGCATCGACCCTAACGAACTGCTGAACAGCATTGCTGCTGTTAAATCTGCAGGTAAAGCGAAGCGCGCTGCGCGTCCTGCTAAATACCAGTACATCGACGAAAACGGCGAAACTAAAACCTGGACTGGCCAGGGCCGTACCCCAGCAGTTATCAAGAAAGCAATGGATGAGCAAGGTAAGAAACTGGAAGACTTCCTGCTGTAA
- a CDS encoding YchE family NAAT transporter: MAQSFFDLPTYIKFFIGMFALVNPVGIIPVFISMTSYQSAAARNKTNLTANLSVAIILWTSLFLGDGILQVFGISIDSFRIAGGILVVTIAMSMISGKLGEDKQNKQEKSESAIRESVGVVPLALPLMAGPGAISSTIVWGSRYHNWGHLLGFSLAIALFAFCCWLLFRIAPWLVRMLGQTGINVITRIMGLLLMSLGIEFIVTGVRAIFPGLAS, encoded by the coding sequence GTGGCTCAATCCTTTTTCGACCTGCCCACCTATATTAAGTTCTTTATCGGGATGTTTGCTCTGGTCAACCCGGTAGGGATCATTCCCGTATTTATTAGTATGACCAGTTACCAGAGTGCCGCAGCAAGAAATAAAACCAACCTCACGGCCAACCTCTCGGTGGCGATTATTCTCTGGACCTCGCTTTTTTTGGGTGACGGTATTCTGCAAGTTTTTGGTATTTCGATTGATTCATTTCGTATTGCCGGTGGGATTCTGGTAGTCACCATCGCGATGTCAATGATCAGCGGCAAGTTGGGTGAAGATAAACAGAACAAGCAAGAGAAGTCGGAGAGCGCGATTCGCGAAAGCGTGGGGGTTGTTCCGCTCGCATTGCCGTTGATGGCGGGGCCTGGTGCCATCAGTTCAACGATTGTCTGGGGAAGTCGCTATCATAACTGGGGCCACCTTCTGGGCTTCTCCCTTGCCATCGCGCTGTTTGCATTTTGCTGTTGGCTGCTGTTCCGTATTGCACCGTGGCTGGTACGTATGTTGGGGCAAACTGGAATCAACGTCATCACCCGTATTATGGGTTTGCTCCTTATGTCTCTGGGTATCGAGTTTATTGTTACCGGCGTCAGAGCCATCTTCCCTGGTCTGGCAAGTTAA
- the rssA gene encoding patatin-like phospholipase RssA gives MRQVKIGLALGSGAAKGWAHIGVINALKKAGIQIDIVAGCSVGALVGAAYASQRLPVMERWVRSFSYWDVLRLMDLSWRRGGLLRGERVFNNVRKIIPETAIEGCGMRFGAVATNLSTGRELWFTDGDLHQAIRASCSMPGLLSPVAHNGYWLVDGAIVNPVPISLTRALGADIVIAVDLQHDAHLMQQDLLSVNMTPAGEENLAQPASWRSRLRERLGKMTHRRANVTPTAMEIMTTSIQVLENRLKRNRMAGDPPDILLQPFCPQISTLDFHRASEAIVAGSLAVEKKMDELLPLVRTHD, from the coding sequence ATGAGACAGGTAAAGATCGGCCTGGCACTAGGGTCGGGTGCGGCCAAAGGATGGGCGCACATTGGCGTTATCAATGCGTTAAAAAAAGCAGGGATTCAGATTGATATCGTGGCAGGGTGTTCCGTCGGCGCGCTGGTCGGTGCCGCCTATGCCAGCCAGCGGTTGCCGGTGATGGAGCGGTGGGTGCGCTCTTTCAGCTACTGGGATGTTCTGCGCTTGATGGATCTTTCCTGGCGTCGCGGTGGGCTGCTTCGCGGCGAGCGTGTGTTTAACAATGTCCGTAAAATCATTCCAGAAACCGCTATTGAGGGCTGCGGCATGAGATTTGGTGCCGTGGCCACCAACCTGAGTACCGGGCGAGAGCTGTGGTTTACCGACGGTGACCTGCATCAGGCTATTCGCGCTTCCTGCAGCATGCCGGGGCTGCTGTCTCCCGTTGCGCACAACGGTTATTGGCTGGTGGATGGCGCTATCGTTAATCCGGTGCCGATTTCGCTCACCCGCGCGCTGGGTGCGGATATCGTTATCGCGGTGGATTTACAGCACGATGCACATCTGATGCAGCAAGATCTGCTGTCGGTGAATATGACGCCAGCCGGGGAAGAAAATCTGGCGCAGCCTGCGTCCTGGCGCAGTCGTTTACGGGAGCGTTTGGGGAAAATGACCCATCGTAGGGCGAACGTCACGCCGACGGCGATGGAGATCATGACCACCTCGATTCAGGTACTGGAAAACCGGCTCAAGCGTAACCGTATGGCGGGCGATCCCCCTGATATTCTTCTGCAGCCCTTTTGCCCACAGATTTCCACGCTCGACTTCCATCGTGCGTCCGAGGCGATTGTGGCAGGGAGTCTGGCGGTTGAGAAAAAAATGGATGAGCTACTGCCGCTGGTTCGTACTCATGATTAA
- the galU gene encoding UTP--glucose-1-phosphate uridylyltransferase GalU, protein MAAINSKVRKAVIPVAGLGTRMLPATKAIPKEMLPLVDKPLIQYVVNECIAAGITEIVLVTHSSKNSIENHFDTSFELEAMLEKRVKRQLLEEVQSICPPHVTIMQVRQGLAKGLGHAVMCAHPVVGDEPVAVILPDVILDEFESDLSQDNLAEMIRRFDATGNSQIMVEPVADVTAYGVVDCKGVALSAGDSVPMVGIVEKPKADVAPSNLAVVGRYVLSADIWPLLAKTPPGAGDEIQLTDSIAMLMEKETVEAYHMKGVSHDCGNKLGYMQAFVEYGIRHNTLGADFKTWLEATVGAKK, encoded by the coding sequence ATGGCTGCCATTAATTCTAAAGTAAGAAAAGCTGTTATCCCGGTTGCGGGGTTGGGAACGCGTATGTTGCCGGCAACAAAGGCAATTCCAAAAGAGATGCTGCCGCTGGTTGATAAACCGCTGATTCAGTATGTCGTTAATGAATGTATCGCTGCCGGTATTACTGAAATTGTGCTGGTTACCCACTCTTCGAAGAACTCTATTGAGAACCACTTCGATACCAGTTTTGAACTGGAAGCCATGCTTGAGAAACGTGTTAAGCGTCAGCTTCTGGAAGAAGTACAGTCTATTTGCCCGCCGCACGTCACCATCATGCAGGTGCGTCAGGGGCTAGCGAAAGGTTTGGGTCACGCCGTCATGTGCGCACACCCTGTTGTCGGTGATGAGCCGGTAGCGGTAATCCTGCCGGACGTAATTCTGGACGAGTTTGAGTCCGATCTTTCTCAGGACAACCTGGCTGAAATGATCCGCCGCTTTGACGCGACAGGGAACAGCCAAATCATGGTTGAGCCTGTTGCGGATGTGACTGCATATGGCGTGGTTGACTGCAAAGGTGTCGCACTTTCTGCAGGTGACAGCGTCCCTATGGTCGGGATTGTTGAGAAGCCTAAAGCTGACGTTGCGCCGTCAAACCTGGCCGTTGTCGGACGTTATGTCCTGAGCGCGGATATCTGGCCGCTGCTGGCGAAAACCCCTCCAGGTGCCGGGGATGAAATTCAGCTCACCGACTCTATTGCCATGCTGATGGAAAAAGAGACCGTTGAAGCTTACCACATGAAGGGCGTGAGCCACGACTGCGGCAACAAACTGGGTTATATGCAGGCGTTTGTTGAGTACGGTATTCGTCATAACACGCTGGGTGCGGACTTTAAAACCTGGCTTGAAGCCACCGTTGGCGCGAAGAAATAA